The Citrifermentans bemidjiense Bem genome window below encodes:
- a CDS encoding cytochrome c3 family protein: protein MTRTLTSLLILIPLALVLASSAWSAEAPESVCLQCHASLPDRLGAPVNLWQKSVHAQNGISCNSCHGGDPKDAPTAMTPAKGFLGAPKEGAIPAFCGRCHPGVLKDYLSSAHGRALGKGGPTCVTCHGNHEVLKASLTLINEKSCSRCHSFERARIIRDGMQQTEAHIQGIELRLGGYGSIGVDTERLGKELFSVRNSFHSLFHEVNTARVKSESGRINAELSKLDRELQLIDEEQVRRRIMGGIAVAALLSIALLAYLLRRTFRD, encoded by the coding sequence ATGACCCGGACTTTAACAAGCCTCCTCATCCTGATTCCCCTGGCCCTCGTCCTCGCCTCATCCGCCTGGAGCGCGGAGGCGCCGGAGAGCGTCTGCCTGCAGTGCCACGCCTCCCTCCCGGACCGGCTGGGTGCGCCGGTGAACCTCTGGCAAAAGAGCGTCCACGCCCAAAACGGCATTTCCTGCAACAGCTGCCATGGCGGCGATCCGAAGGACGCCCCCACAGCCATGACCCCCGCCAAGGGTTTCCTGGGAGCGCCGAAGGAGGGGGCCATCCCCGCCTTTTGCGGTCGCTGCCATCCCGGCGTGCTCAAGGATTACCTCTCCAGCGCCCATGGCAGGGCTCTGGGCAAGGGAGGGCCCACCTGTGTCACCTGCCATGGCAACCACGAGGTGCTCAAGGCCTCACTCACGCTTATAAACGAGAAGAGCTGCAGCCGCTGCCACAGCTTCGAGAGGGCGAGGATCATCAGGGACGGCATGCAGCAGACCGAGGCGCACATCCAGGGTATCGAGCTTAGGCTCGGCGGATACGGCTCCATCGGGGTGGACACCGAAAGGCTCGGTAAGGAGCTCTTCTCGGTCCGCAACAGCTTCCACTCGCTCTTTCACGAGGTGAACACGGCGCGGGTGAAGTCGGAATCGGGGAGGATCAACGCGGAACTGTCCAAGCTGGACAGGGAACTGCAGCTCATTGATGAAGAGCAGGTAAGGCGGAGGATCATGGGGGGGATCGCCGTAGCGGCCCTGCTGTCGATAGCGCTTCTGGCCTACCTATTGAGGAGAACCTTCCGGGACTAG
- a CDS encoding cytochrome b: MSLFKRLYRWVDLRVGIGEIADKELTGYLLPRNINAWYSLGSVLMVAFAIQVVTGMLLLVYYVPDAEKAFKSVNFIMNEVPFGWLIRLCHAVGSNTMIAALILHMLSTLVMGSYKSPRELNWLSGFLLFTLVQGISLTGYLAPWSQLSFWATTVATNSVSALPVAGPGMVEFLRGGKLVGPATLGRFFALHVAFLPLVISVVIVVHIFLLKRTGISAPPFGRSDTKTPWQAERYRYQSHPGGIPFFPNYMLEDTTSICIYLAIFLGVVFFWPSMPFTPDAFVPADPFKTPAHIKPEWYFLANYQTLKIFPNELLGLTVQGAAMTLLALLPFADRSPERHPLKRPLFLALVVGGILLWIALSVWGHLS; the protein is encoded by the coding sequence ATGTCCTTGTTTAAACGTCTGTACCGTTGGGTCGACCTGCGGGTAGGCATCGGCGAGATCGCGGATAAGGAGCTCACGGGCTACCTGCTCCCCCGCAACATAAACGCGTGGTATTCCCTGGGAAGCGTACTCATGGTCGCCTTCGCCATCCAGGTGGTGACCGGGATGCTGCTCCTGGTCTACTACGTGCCGGACGCGGAGAAGGCCTTCAAGAGCGTCAACTTCATCATGAACGAGGTTCCCTTCGGCTGGCTGATCCGGCTCTGCCATGCGGTCGGGTCCAACACCATGATCGCCGCGCTCATCTTGCACATGCTCTCCACCCTGGTGATGGGAAGCTACAAGAGCCCCCGGGAGCTGAACTGGCTCAGCGGTTTCCTGCTCTTCACCCTGGTGCAGGGGATCTCGCTCACAGGCTATCTCGCCCCCTGGAGCCAGCTCTCCTTCTGGGCCACCACCGTCGCCACGAACTCGGTGAGCGCACTTCCGGTGGCGGGCCCCGGCATGGTGGAATTCCTGCGCGGCGGGAAGCTGGTCGGGCCTGCGACCCTGGGGCGCTTCTTCGCGCTGCACGTAGCCTTCCTGCCGCTGGTGATCAGCGTCGTGATCGTGGTGCACATCTTCCTCCTGAAGCGCACCGGCATCTCGGCCCCGCCATTTGGCAGAAGCGACACCAAAACGCCCTGGCAGGCCGAGCGCTACCGCTACCAAAGCCACCCGGGCGGCATCCCCTTTTTCCCCAACTACATGCTGGAGGACACCACCTCGATCTGCATCTACCTCGCCATTTTCCTGGGCGTTGTCTTCTTCTGGCCCTCGATGCCTTTCACCCCGGACGCCTTCGTACCGGCGGACCCCTTCAAGACGCCGGCGCACATCAAGCCTGAGTGGTACTTCCTGGCCAACTACCAGACCCTGAAGATCTTCCCCAACGAGCTTCTGGGGCTCACCGTGCAGGGAGCGGCCATGACCCTTTTGGCCCTGCTCCCCTTTGCCGACCGCTCACCGGAGCGGCACCCCCTGAAGCGCCCGCTTTTCCTGGCGCTGGTGGTCGGTGGAATCCTGCTCTGGATCGCTCTTTCCGTATGGGGGCACCTGTCATGA
- a CDS encoding QcrA and Rieske domain-containing protein, whose amino-acid sequence MIALSAVCTHLGCIVQWVKEQQHFLCPCHGGQFATDGTVLGGPPPRPLAKIPVTVTGGNITIG is encoded by the coding sequence ATGATCGCCCTTTCCGCGGTCTGCACCCACCTAGGCTGCATCGTGCAGTGGGTAAAGGAGCAGCAGCACTTCCTCTGCCCCTGCCATGGCGGGCAGTTCGCCACCGACGGAACCGTTCTCGGCGGCCCCCCTCCCAGGCCGCTGGCGAAAATCCCCGTGACGGTCACCGGCGGGAACATCACCATAGGGTAG
- a CDS encoding arsenosugar biosynthesis-associated peroxidase-like protein yields the protein METYYAPKDLGNFAEIGKDAPELAGKFFAYYNEVFTEGELTEREKALIALAVAHTVQCPYCIDAYTRACLEKGSHLGEMTEAVHVATAIRGGASLVHAVQMRKIAEKLSL from the coding sequence ATGGAAACCTATTACGCCCCAAAGGATCTCGGGAATTTCGCCGAAATAGGAAAGGACGCGCCGGAACTGGCCGGGAAGTTCTTCGCCTACTACAACGAGGTCTTCACCGAGGGGGAGCTGACCGAGCGGGAGAAGGCACTGATAGCGCTCGCCGTAGCCCACACCGTCCAGTGCCCTTACTGCATTGACGCCTACACCCGAGCCTGCCTGGAGAAGGGGTCCCATCTGGGCGAGATGACCGAGGCGGTCCATGTGGCGACTGCCATCAGGGGGGGAGCATCCCTGGTGCATGCGGTGCAGATGCGCAAGATCGCCGAGAAGCTCTCGCTGTAG
- the arsS gene encoding arsenosugar biosynthesis radical SAM (seleno)protein ArsS (Some members of this family are selenoproteins.) yields MPMAANPLGGGSFGEALAKHGLQLTREETRVLQVNVGLACDLSCRHCHLEAGPQRVEMMDRDTMDAVIDCARRFRFQSIDLTGGAPELVPDLDRLVRSLAPLTDRLMVRTNLVALNSGEGSALCELYRELGVALVASLPASNAAQTEAQRGEGVWGRSVDALKRLNTLGYGMPDSPLRLDLVSNPSGAFLPPPQQQAEQKFRSDLSRRHGISFNSLYTFANVPLGRFRSFLERSGNLEGYLAQLADGFNPCSVAGLMCRYQLSVDWRGRLFDCDFHLAQGGWYGGEETHISTLAELPAPGTMIPTADHCFACTVGAGFT; encoded by the coding sequence ATGCCGATGGCTGCAAATCCGTTGGGAGGAGGAAGCTTTGGCGAGGCGCTGGCGAAGCACGGCCTGCAGTTGACCCGCGAGGAGACCCGCGTGCTGCAGGTGAATGTGGGACTTGCCTGCGACCTAAGCTGCCGCCACTGCCATCTGGAGGCGGGGCCGCAGCGGGTCGAGATGATGGACCGAGACACCATGGACGCGGTGATCGACTGTGCCCGCCGCTTCCGGTTCCAGAGTATTGACCTGACCGGCGGAGCTCCTGAGCTGGTCCCGGACCTCGACCGCCTGGTCCGCTCGCTCGCCCCGCTTACCGACCGGCTCATGGTCCGGACCAACCTGGTGGCGCTGAATAGCGGAGAGGGATCTGCCTTGTGTGAGCTCTACCGCGAACTCGGCGTAGCTTTGGTGGCTTCCCTGCCGGCCAGTAACGCCGCGCAGACCGAGGCGCAGCGCGGTGAAGGGGTCTGGGGGCGGAGCGTCGACGCCCTGAAGAGGCTGAACACGCTGGGTTACGGGATGCCGGATAGCCCACTTAGGCTCGACCTGGTCTCAAACCCTTCCGGGGCCTTTCTTCCTCCCCCCCAGCAGCAGGCCGAGCAGAAGTTCAGAAGCGACCTTTCCCGCAGGCACGGCATCAGCTTCAACTCCCTTTACACCTTCGCCAACGTGCCGCTGGGGCGATTCCGCTCTTTTCTTGAGCGTTCAGGGAATCTGGAGGGTTACCTGGCGCAGCTTGCCGACGGTTTCAACCCCTGCAGCGTCGCCGGGCTCATGTGCCGCTACCAGCTCTCCGTCGACTGGCGCGGCAGGCTTTTCGATTGTGATTTCCATCTGGCGCAGGGGGGGTGGTACGGGGGGGAGGAGACCCATATCTCGACGCTCGCCGAGCTGCCGGCGCCGGGGACGATGATCCCGACCGCCGACCATTGTTTCGCCTGCACCGTAGGCGCCGGCTTCACCTGA
- a CDS encoding ferredoxin, with product MAGKPWVDKDQCISCGICIGNLPQVFRFDSHGKSECYDPEGADTETIQSQAVELCPVSCIVWVE from the coding sequence GTGGCAGGCAAACCATGGGTGGACAAGGATCAATGCATAAGCTGCGGTATCTGCATCGGCAACCTGCCGCAGGTATTCCGCTTCGACTCGCACGGCAAGTCAGAGTGCTACGACCCGGAAGGAGCGGATACCGAGACCATCCAGTCGCAGGCCGTGGAGCTCTGCCCGGTCTCCTGCATCGTGTGGGTGGAATGA
- a CDS encoding two-component system sensor histidine kinase NtrB, translated as MKRTDLARGTVLVACVIGISLLHYLTPLRLAMLHDIFQRLYYIPIILAAYWFGFRGGIGCALLVTFCYAPHILFQWGGHIAMEMEKYLEVILYNVVGGITGMLSQQERSRREQLEETAKGLEDSYRQLRTQSELIIRIEEQLRRAERLSALGELSAILAHEIRNPLASIRGTAEILREDGAAANRDEFLGILVKESDRLNHVVEDFLRMARSEPAIKKECDINYELANMVTLLSAQARGEEVELRFTPGEVPTLSADPEKLRQAFMNVILNGIQASAPGGRVLVTTSYDRQSRSIEIRFSDNGPGIAREAIGKIFEPFFTTKGSGTGLGLSITKKILEGHGGTLEVESTPGEGACFRARLPTET; from the coding sequence ATGAAGAGAACTGACCTTGCCCGAGGTACGGTGCTCGTTGCCTGCGTCATAGGGATCAGCCTTTTGCATTACCTCACCCCGCTGCGGCTTGCCATGCTGCACGACATCTTCCAGCGCCTCTACTACATTCCCATCATCCTCGCCGCCTACTGGTTCGGCTTTCGCGGCGGCATCGGCTGCGCCCTGCTGGTCACCTTCTGTTACGCCCCGCACATCCTGTTCCAGTGGGGGGGGCACATCGCCATGGAAATGGAGAAGTACCTCGAGGTGATCCTCTACAACGTGGTAGGGGGGATCACCGGGATGCTCTCGCAGCAGGAACGGTCCCGCAGGGAGCAGCTTGAGGAGACGGCGAAGGGGCTGGAAGATTCCTACCGGCAGTTGAGGACCCAGTCCGAACTCATCATCAGGATTGAGGAGCAGTTGCGCCGGGCGGAGCGCCTGTCGGCTCTTGGTGAGCTTTCCGCCATCCTGGCCCACGAGATACGCAACCCGCTGGCCTCGATACGCGGTACCGCCGAGATCCTCAGGGAGGATGGGGCGGCCGCCAACCGCGACGAGTTCCTGGGGATACTGGTGAAGGAATCTGACCGCCTGAACCACGTGGTGGAGGATTTCCTGCGCATGGCGCGCTCCGAGCCGGCGATCAAGAAAGAGTGCGACATCAACTACGAGCTTGCCAACATGGTAACGCTCCTCTCTGCCCAGGCCCGAGGCGAGGAGGTGGAACTGCGGTTTACTCCCGGGGAGGTTCCGACGCTTTCCGCCGATCCGGAAAAGCTGCGCCAAGCATTCATGAACGTCATCCTCAACGGGATCCAGGCTTCCGCTCCAGGGGGGCGGGTCCTGGTGACGACGAGCTACGACCGCCAAAGTCGCAGCATCGAGATCCGCTTCAGCGACAACGGCCCCGGCATCGCGCGCGAGGCGATCGGCAAGATCTTCGAACCCTTCTTCACCACCAAGGGAAGCGGCACCGGCCTCGGGCTCTCCATCACCAAAAAGATACTGGAGGGACACGGCGGGACGCTGGAAGTGGAAAGCACGCCGGGCGAGGGGGCCTGCTTCCGGGCCCGGCTGCCGACGGAAACCTAA
- a CDS encoding heavy-metal-associated domain-containing protein, with the protein MKNIKFTAVNCSLVVAVVVILVVSAFYVRVGATADQVVVLRTSGMTCSSCVSKITKVLQSQRGVAATEIDLAGGLVLAGYDSKQVAPDSLARTVAAAGFKSEVAQVLTPQQFKSIVGRDLGGQAAGGCCGPRGCGSAQ; encoded by the coding sequence ATGAAAAACATAAAGTTCACAGCCGTCAACTGCTCGCTGGTTGTTGCCGTGGTGGTCATCCTCGTTGTCTCGGCCTTTTACGTGCGGGTTGGCGCGACCGCCGACCAGGTGGTGGTGCTGCGCACCTCCGGGATGACCTGCAGCAGTTGCGTCAGCAAGATAACCAAAGTGCTGCAGTCCCAGCGCGGAGTGGCCGCCACCGAGATCGATCTGGCCGGCGGGCTGGTCCTCGCCGGTTACGATTCCAAGCAGGTGGCGCCCGATAGTTTGGCGCGGACCGTCGCCGCAGCGGGGTTCAAATCCGAGGTCGCACAGGTGCTGACCCCTCAACAGTTCAAGTCGATTGTTGGGCGGGACCTGGGGGGGCAGGCCGCGGGAGGCTGCTGCGGTCCGCGCGGTTGCGGCAGCGCTCAGTGA
- a CDS encoding DUF2318 domain-containing protein, whose product MVCKCRTGLKYLLLVSLSLLLAATVAFAFNLPGMGKYDKVKPVNGSVTIPVSKVSDGKAHFFKIVEGGKEINFFVVKGSDGILHTAFDACDVCYREKKGYEQLGDKMVCKNCGMKFASVRIGAASSGGCNPSHLPAKIDAANVSITVDDLKAGARFF is encoded by the coding sequence ATGGTTTGTAAATGCAGAACAGGCCTCAAGTACCTCTTGCTCGTATCCCTGTCGCTGCTCCTGGCGGCCACGGTTGCCTTCGCCTTCAACCTCCCCGGAATGGGGAAATACGACAAGGTGAAGCCGGTAAACGGCAGCGTAACCATCCCGGTATCCAAGGTAAGCGACGGCAAGGCCCATTTTTTCAAGATCGTAGAAGGAGGGAAGGAGATCAACTTCTTCGTAGTGAAGGGGAGCGACGGAATACTCCACACCGCCTTTGACGCCTGCGACGTCTGCTATCGCGAGAAAAAAGGGTATGAGCAACTTGGGGACAAGATGGTCTGCAAGAACTGCGGCATGAAGTTCGCGTCGGTACGCATCGGCGCGGCCAGCAGCGGCGGTTGCAACCCATCCCATCTCCCGGCGAAGATAGACGCGGCCAACGTCAGCATCACGGTTGACGACCTCAAGGCCGGGGCCCGCTTCTTCTAA
- a CDS encoding CxxxxCH/CxxCH domain-containing protein: MSAGRYINLKSLDFSRYAFALVLLLVSGCGDVSTVTQEASQTGASESKQTISAASTVDVSKLPMQARQRLSAPPPVAVFGMTYFDTTIGKEFIYDGKMWVPHDSTVESYYVKKGITLSKTAALMTQDEVCVDGDPSCTPTGAHGAPGMAVAGHYTFDCAVCHKVGGRLVFDKNGPAYAAGKPAPTFDASAKTCLNVACHNISGTFSYYTYDWGMDAVVLSTLTYGGGVPRATPSWYTTGPAGCSACHDDPPRNGSNGSNIWHSGKHANQGPTGEANQCQFCHPDASSPGNGIGDTITNPSLHANGSVQVQATFKTWCFGCH, from the coding sequence ATGTCTGCTGGGAGATATATAAACCTGAAGAGCCTGGATTTTAGCCGGTATGCTTTTGCGTTGGTGCTGTTACTGGTGTCCGGCTGCGGCGACGTCTCCACTGTTACCCAGGAGGCGTCCCAAACCGGCGCATCCGAAAGTAAACAGACGATATCGGCTGCCTCCACCGTGGATGTCAGTAAGCTTCCCATGCAAGCGCGACAGAGGCTTTCTGCTCCCCCCCCGGTTGCTGTGTTCGGCATGACTTATTTCGATACCACGATCGGGAAGGAGTTCATCTACGACGGCAAGATGTGGGTGCCACATGACAGCACCGTCGAAAGCTATTACGTGAAGAAAGGCATTACCCTGTCTAAGACTGCTGCCCTGATGACGCAGGATGAAGTCTGCGTGGACGGGGATCCTTCATGTACACCGACCGGTGCCCACGGTGCGCCAGGCATGGCAGTAGCTGGTCATTACACATTTGACTGCGCTGTGTGCCACAAGGTCGGCGGCCGGCTTGTCTTCGATAAAAATGGGCCTGCCTATGCGGCGGGCAAGCCTGCTCCAACTTTTGACGCCAGCGCTAAGACCTGCCTCAACGTGGCGTGCCACAACATATCCGGTACCTTCAGCTACTACACCTATGACTGGGGTATGGATGCTGTGGTCCTCAGCACCTTGACTTACGGCGGCGGGGTGCCGCGAGCCACCCCCTCCTGGTACACGACCGGTCCCGCCGGTTGCTCCGCCTGCCACGACGACCCTCCTCGTAACGGCTCCAATGGGAGCAATATCTGGCATAGCGGCAAGCATGCCAACCAAGGGCCAACAGGAGAGGCTAACCAATGCCAGTTCTGCCACCCGGACGCGTCCAGTCCGGGCAACGGTATCGGCGACACTATCACCAACCCCAGCCTCCATGCGAACGGCTCGGTCCAGGTGCAGGCAACCTTCAAAACGTGGTGCTTCGGTTGCCATTAA
- a CDS encoding tetratricopeptide repeat protein — MKYRNAAPALIILAALSAVGAAAQDNACSSLEGMGLADLRKSKIVDEAHPAGAPQNDRFFSELAGDGNAAVTNNTGVDRATGNNIERNVAEALNCFSISARQSQLEAAYNLGVMYASGLGGKRDYAQAAAWFKEAADQGDSQSQYFLGNMYREGCGAPRSIAEALKWYRLAAEKWHIGAQEGIAQIYLAENSLPDSGQKWHALAGVPPAEAAYQVALHCGKGPGNACRPADIAVWLRIAANSGNIAAAHDLAQLYEQHAAKFATGSEAVKWYLVAATHGHANSQLHVGLSYNTQGPSRDMVQAWVWLDFAARQGVEKAAEVRDALVGEMTRREFYAAQRLRRDMEQVAGILPRESR; from the coding sequence TTGAAATACCGTAACGCAGCTCCAGCCCTTATCATCCTGGCGGCCCTATCGGCAGTAGGCGCCGCAGCACAGGACAATGCCTGTTCATCCCTGGAGGGGATGGGGTTGGCAGATCTGCGCAAATCGAAGATAGTCGACGAAGCCCATCCGGCCGGCGCACCCCAAAACGACCGTTTCTTCTCAGAGCTGGCCGGGGACGGAAACGCCGCCGTCACCAACAACACCGGTGTCGACCGCGCCACAGGCAACAACATAGAGAGAAACGTTGCCGAAGCGTTGAACTGCTTCTCCATTTCGGCACGGCAATCCCAACTGGAGGCTGCTTACAACCTGGGGGTCATGTACGCATCCGGTCTGGGCGGAAAGCGTGATTACGCACAGGCAGCGGCATGGTTCAAGGAGGCTGCCGATCAAGGCGACTCCCAATCCCAGTACTTCCTGGGGAACATGTATCGTGAAGGATGCGGCGCACCACGCAGCATCGCCGAGGCACTGAAATGGTACCGGCTCGCGGCAGAGAAATGGCACATTGGGGCACAGGAAGGTATCGCCCAGATCTACCTCGCCGAAAATAGCCTTCCGGACTCCGGGCAGAAGTGGCACGCTCTTGCCGGCGTGCCCCCTGCCGAGGCGGCCTACCAAGTGGCGCTGCACTGCGGCAAAGGCCCCGGAAACGCGTGCCGGCCGGCCGATATTGCCGTTTGGCTGCGCATTGCAGCGAATAGCGGCAACATTGCGGCAGCTCACGACCTAGCGCAACTATACGAGCAACATGCCGCGAAGTTCGCCACAGGCTCCGAGGCGGTGAAATGGTACCTCGTCGCGGCCACGCACGGCCATGCGAACTCCCAGTTGCATGTAGGCCTTTCGTACAACACTCAGGGGCCCTCCCGCGACATGGTTCAGGCCTGGGTGTGGCTAGATTTCGCGGCCCGGCAGGGCGTGGAAAAGGCTGCCGAAGTAAGGGATGCCTTGGTAGGGGAAATGACACGTAGGGAGTTTTACGCCGCACAAAGGCTTAGAAGGGACATGGAGCAGGTTGCGGGGATCCTTCCCCGCGAGTCGCGCTAG
- a CDS encoding cytochrome c3 family protein, whose protein sequence is MLVIAVVMLWAAAQASDVFDIVFKPRYGGEVVFSHDIHTSNPKIADNCPTCHEKTYKTKSKKPVTMAQMEKGKSCGACHGRIAFPLAACGRCHGIRTITFDVPYVGNVNFLHKPHTDKFPCGECHNKLFFPGRNPHATMAEMEKGKSCGACHRGKKAFALRDCSRCHLAGNLLMKCVNAGPVTFSHGYHTKLYRCTDCHQKIFPLDYSTPRVSMHEMESGKSCGACHDDYTAFTIRENCVRCHDM, encoded by the coding sequence ATGCTGGTTATTGCTGTGGTAATGCTCTGGGCTGCTGCGCAAGCCTCCGATGTGTTCGATATCGTGTTCAAGCCGCGCTACGGCGGCGAAGTCGTCTTCAGCCACGACATCCACACCAGCAACCCCAAAATCGCGGACAACTGTCCGACCTGCCACGAGAAAACCTACAAGACCAAGAGCAAGAAACCGGTCACCATGGCGCAGATGGAGAAGGGAAAGTCCTGCGGCGCCTGCCATGGCCGGATCGCCTTTCCTCTCGCAGCCTGCGGGCGGTGTCACGGTATCAGGACCATAACCTTCGACGTGCCCTACGTGGGTAATGTCAACTTCCTCCATAAGCCGCACACCGACAAGTTCCCGTGCGGCGAATGCCACAACAAACTGTTTTTTCCGGGCAGAAATCCCCATGCCACAATGGCCGAGATGGAAAAGGGAAAGTCATGCGGTGCATGCCACCGCGGCAAAAAGGCCTTCGCCCTCAGGGATTGCTCCCGGTGTCATTTGGCGGGAAACCTACTCATGAAGTGTGTAAACGCCGGCCCCGTGACCTTCAGCCACGGCTATCACACCAAGCTCTACCGCTGTACCGATTGCCATCAAAAGATTTTCCCTCTCGACTACAGCACTCCGAGGGTGAGCATGCATGAGATGGAAAGTGGGAAGTCATGCGGAGCATGTCACGACGACTACACGGCATTCACCATCAGGGAAAACTGCGTCAGATGTCATGACATGTGA
- a CDS encoding OB-fold nucleic acid binding domain-containing protein: MNAYVKILVAVLALSLPAVGQCADKGAANDKAAAGKVYRVSDVFKNKAQLNKQSVTVKGKIVKISAGIMGKTWIHLQDGSGSAAAKDNDLTVTTTQDAPSTGKTITVTGTVAKDKDFGSGYFYPVILENATIK, from the coding sequence ATGAATGCTTACGTGAAAATTCTGGTTGCGGTCCTTGCCCTTTCACTCCCAGCCGTCGGCCAATGCGCCGACAAAGGCGCAGCAAACGACAAAGCGGCCGCAGGCAAGGTATATCGCGTCAGTGATGTATTCAAGAACAAGGCGCAGCTGAACAAGCAGTCCGTCACCGTTAAAGGGAAGATCGTCAAGATCTCCGCCGGTATCATGGGCAAAACCTGGATTCACCTGCAAGACGGCAGCGGCAGCGCAGCCGCCAAGGACAACGACCTGACCGTAACCACAACGCAGGACGCGCCGTCGACAGGTAAGACCATTACCGTCACGGGCACCGTGGCGAAGGACAAGGACTTCGGCAGCGGGTACTTCTACCCCGTCATCCTCGAAAACGCCACCATCAAGTAA
- a CDS encoding glycosyltransferase family 2 protein, giving the protein MLNGKKIVVVMPAYNAEKTLEMTYNEIPFEIVDEVVLVDDASRDRTSDVAKRLGIHTIVHTDNKGYGGNQKSCYRAALGLGADIVIMVHPDYQYTPKLIPAMASLIAYDEFDAVLASRILGIGALKGGMPLYKYVANRFLTLFENLMLGHKLSEYHTGYRAFSKDILAQLPLDENSDDFVFDNQMLAQIIWYGYRIGELTCPTKYFEDASSINFRRSVTYGLGVLKTSLQFRLQKIGLVKSGIFR; this is encoded by the coding sequence ATGTTAAATGGAAAAAAAATTGTCGTTGTGATGCCGGCGTACAACGCCGAAAAAACCCTCGAGATGACCTACAACGAGATCCCCTTCGAGATCGTGGACGAAGTGGTGCTCGTCGATGATGCAAGTCGCGACCGGACCTCGGACGTAGCTAAGCGTCTCGGCATCCACACCATAGTTCACACCGACAACAAGGGGTACGGGGGAAACCAGAAGAGCTGTTACCGCGCGGCCCTCGGGCTCGGCGCCGACATCGTCATCATGGTCCATCCCGATTACCAGTACACCCCCAAGCTCATCCCCGCCATGGCCTCACTCATAGCCTATGACGAGTTCGACGCAGTCCTTGCCTCCCGCATTCTAGGGATCGGGGCGCTGAAGGGGGGCATGCCGCTGTACAAGTACGTCGCCAACCGTTTTCTCACCCTCTTTGAAAACTTGATGCTGGGGCACAAGCTCTCCGAGTACCACACCGGCTATCGTGCCTTCTCCAAGGACATCCTCGCGCAATTGCCGCTTGACGAAAACTCCGACGACTTCGTTTTCGACAACCAGATGCTGGCACAGATCATCTGGTACGGCTACCGTATCGGTGAACTGACCTGTCCCACCAAGTATTTCGAGGATGCGTCGTCAATCAATTTCCGCCGCAGCGTGACTTACGGCCTAGGCGTCCTGAAGACCTCGCTCCAATTTCGGCTGCAGAAAATTGGGCTCGTGAAGAGCGGGATTTTCCGGTAA